The Candidatus Nanosynbacter lyticus genome window below encodes:
- a CDS encoding DNA polymerase III subunit alpha — MATKHTTASAQAAAALQPSDYVHLHNHTHHSLLDGLTKIPDMVARVKELGMEACAITDHGTMSGAIEFYKAAKNVGIKPIIGIETYVAARTRHDRDPAKDKARYHLTLLAMNHKGYQNLMQLSTVANLEGVYYKPRIDHELLEQYNEGIICMSGCIGGELGENLRNDDYEKAKEIAGWYKSVFGDRYYMELQDHGHPEARSHWPEQKKVNDYIERISEELDIPCVVTSDGHYLNHEDQEAHEILLCVGTGAYLSDEKRMSLKDFELHLTTPEDIISRWQTTNPQAIANTKAIADRCDVEIKLGDILIPKFPTPNGESEKEYLDHLVYSGMAARYAGMKLEDAKKLPNDQLRAKLSEAQLERLDMEFGVLDKMGYNGYFLIVQDFINWGKSQGIIFGPGRGSAAGSIIAYALNITDLDPLHYDLLFERFLNPDRISMPDIDIDIQDTRRGEVIEYCAKKYGSERVANICTFGTMAARASVRDVARVLQVPYGESDRLAKLIPPPVQGRHVPIKKSLEEDPDLKKEYESNPTAKTVYDFASRLEGTIRSHGVHAAGVVIAPDDLVKYVPLEMAQKGVVATQYPMGPVEELGLLKMDFLGLSNLSIINNALRIIRKVYKTDIDLSTLPLDDEETYKLFQRGDTTGVFQLESAGMKRYLRELKPSVFEDIIAMVALYRPGPMQFIDSFIKRKHGEEEITYLHPGMENSLKNTYGILVYQEQFMQISKEWCGFTGGQADTLRKAVGKKKIDLMKKVKPEFVEGAVKVGGATKEIAEQFWDALEEFANYCFNKSHAACYGLIAYWTAYLKAHYPDAFMAALMTSDQDDTERLAIEMTECKHMGIEVLNPDVNESFVEFAVVPSEKKIRFGMAAVKGVGVGAVEEIIRAREADGPFKSVEDFAKRVSTSKFNRKAWESLIKTGAFDSFGDRSDLLFNLDTIVAFAQKTQKEAASGQTDLFGMLGDESADVQPTMQLQPAPAKHTNKERLMWERELMGLYISAHPLDAYETYLSEQAQPLTQLVPEYDGRLMTIGGIITTVRTIVTKSGSKMAFVGIEDKFGEGEVIVFPNLYEQVGAKLVQDAVIRVTGKNSARDRDGNLGSESKMIADEIELISDDDLRQYQSTGRKMEAPKMSSKVKQERRTAFRTQTTQRAGAARVSTAKGTNMKSTPADTTNTPPRPAVTHAVPETEKLFLHIKNPSDHDKLVALKSLCSAYAGVTDVVLVLGEANKSAMRMPFRVEAGDQLMSQLRQTLGDECVVLK; from the coding sequence ATGGCTACCAAACATACGACAGCTTCAGCTCAAGCCGCGGCCGCGTTGCAGCCGTCTGATTACGTACACCTACACAATCACACCCACCATTCGCTTCTGGATGGGCTGACTAAAATTCCTGACATGGTGGCGCGGGTGAAGGAGCTGGGTATGGAGGCTTGTGCTATTACTGACCACGGCACGATGTCGGGCGCGATTGAGTTTTATAAAGCGGCCAAGAATGTTGGCATCAAGCCAATCATCGGCATCGAAACCTACGTAGCAGCCCGCACTCGTCATGACCGCGACCCCGCTAAGGACAAGGCGCGTTATCACCTGACGCTGCTGGCCATGAACCACAAGGGCTATCAAAACCTGATGCAGCTCAGCACTGTCGCCAACCTCGAAGGTGTCTATTACAAGCCGCGCATTGACCACGAACTATTGGAACAATACAACGAAGGTATCATCTGTATGTCTGGCTGTATCGGTGGTGAGCTGGGCGAGAATTTGCGTAATGATGATTATGAAAAGGCCAAGGAAATCGCTGGCTGGTACAAGTCAGTGTTTGGCGACCGGTACTACATGGAGCTCCAAGACCATGGTCACCCGGAAGCGCGCAGTCACTGGCCGGAGCAGAAAAAGGTCAATGATTATATTGAGCGCATCAGCGAGGAATTGGACATTCCCTGTGTGGTGACCAGCGACGGCCATTATCTCAATCACGAAGACCAAGAGGCACATGAGATTTTGTTGTGCGTCGGTACCGGTGCGTATTTGAGTGATGAAAAGCGGATGAGCTTGAAAGATTTTGAGCTGCACTTGACGACGCCAGAAGACATCATCTCGCGGTGGCAAACAACTAACCCGCAGGCAATTGCCAATACCAAAGCCATCGCCGATCGGTGCGACGTAGAAATCAAACTGGGTGATATTCTCATCCCGAAATTTCCAACGCCAAACGGTGAATCCGAAAAAGAATATCTGGATCATCTGGTGTATAGCGGCATGGCAGCACGGTATGCTGGTATGAAGTTGGAGGATGCAAAGAAGCTGCCAAATGATCAGCTGCGAGCCAAGTTATCAGAGGCGCAGCTAGAGCGACTAGATATGGAGTTTGGTGTGCTCGACAAGATGGGCTATAACGGCTATTTTTTGATCGTCCAGGATTTTATCAACTGGGGAAAATCTCAAGGAATTATTTTTGGGCCAGGGCGTGGTTCAGCGGCTGGCTCCATCATCGCCTATGCTCTAAACATCACCGACCTTGACCCACTACACTACGACCTGCTGTTTGAGCGATTTCTCAACCCCGACCGTATTTCCATGCCCGACATCGATATCGATATTCAAGATACGCGCCGCGGCGAAGTTATCGAATATTGTGCCAAGAAATATGGCTCAGAACGAGTGGCTAACATCTGTACCTTTGGTACCATGGCAGCGCGCGCTTCGGTGCGTGACGTGGCGCGGGTATTGCAAGTTCCATACGGCGAGTCTGACCGGCTGGCCAAGCTCATTCCGCCACCCGTCCAGGGTCGTCATGTACCCATCAAAAAGTCGCTCGAGGAAGACCCTGACCTCAAGAAAGAATATGAAAGTAACCCGACCGCCAAAACCGTCTATGACTTTGCCTCGCGGCTGGAAGGAACGATTCGTTCGCACGGCGTGCATGCCGCCGGCGTGGTGATTGCGCCGGATGATTTGGTGAAATACGTACCGCTGGAGATGGCGCAAAAGGGTGTGGTGGCAACGCAGTATCCGATGGGCCCGGTCGAAGAGCTGGGGCTATTGAAGATGGACTTTTTGGGCTTGTCTAACCTGTCCATCATTAACAACGCCCTGCGTATTATTCGTAAAGTCTACAAAACGGATATTGATTTATCAACGCTGCCGCTGGATGATGAAGAAACCTACAAATTATTCCAGCGCGGCGACACCACTGGCGTGTTCCAGTTGGAATCGGCTGGCATGAAGCGGTACCTGCGCGAGCTCAAACCAAGTGTCTTTGAAGACATCATCGCCATGGTGGCCTTGTACCGCCCGGGGCCGATGCAGTTTATCGACTCATTCATCAAGCGTAAACACGGCGAAGAAGAAATCACCTACTTGCACCCCGGTATGGAAAACTCGCTGAAAAACACCTACGGCATTTTGGTCTATCAGGAGCAATTTATGCAGATTTCCAAAGAGTGGTGCGGCTTTACCGGTGGACAGGCGGATACCCTGCGCAAGGCGGTGGGTAAAAAGAAAATCGACTTAATGAAAAAGGTCAAGCCAGAGTTTGTCGAAGGCGCGGTCAAGGTTGGTGGCGCGACCAAGGAAATCGCTGAGCAATTCTGGGACGCACTGGAAGAATTTGCTAACTACTGTTTCAATAAGTCGCACGCGGCGTGTTATGGCCTGATCGCCTACTGGACGGCGTATCTCAAGGCGCATTATCCTGACGCCTTCATGGCGGCGCTGATGACCAGTGACCAGGATGATACTGAGCGCCTGGCCATCGAGATGACCGAGTGTAAGCACATGGGCATTGAAGTGCTCAACCCGGATGTTAATGAGTCATTCGTCGAGTTCGCGGTGGTGCCTAGTGAAAAGAAGATTCGTTTCGGCATGGCGGCGGTCAAGGGCGTCGGTGTTGGCGCGGTGGAAGAAATTATTCGTGCTCGCGAGGCTGATGGCCCGTTCAAGTCGGTCGAAGATTTTGCCAAGCGAGTGTCGACCAGCAAGTTTAACCGCAAGGCCTGGGAGTCGCTGATCAAAACTGGTGCCTTTGATAGCTTTGGTGATCGGTCTGATTTATTATTTAATCTTGATACCATTGTCGCCTTTGCTCAAAAAACTCAGAAAGAGGCCGCGTCGGGGCAGACTGACCTGTTTGGTATGCTGGGTGATGAGTCGGCTGATGTTCAGCCAACGATGCAGCTACAGCCGGCGCCGGCCAAACACACCAACAAAGAGCGGCTGATGTGGGAGCGCGAGCTGATGGGGCTGTATATTTCGGCGCACCCGCTCGATGCGTATGAAACATATCTCAGCGAGCAGGCGCAGCCATTAACGCAGTTAGTGCCAGAATACGACGGTCGCCTGATGACGATCGGCGGTATTATCACGACCGTGCGCACCATCGTTACCAAGTCAGGCAGCAAGATGGCATTCGTTGGGATCGAAGATAAATTTGGCGAGGGCGAAGTTATCGTTTTCCCAAATTTGTATGAGCAAGTCGGTGCCAAGCTCGTCCAGGACGCCGTCATTCGGGTGACCGGCAAAAACTCAGCCCGTGATCGGGACGGTAATTTGGGCTCAGAGAGCAAGATGATTGCTGATGAAATTGAACTGATTTCTGACGATGACCTCCGGCAGTATCAGTCGACTGGCCGTAAAATGGAAGCGCCAAAGATGAGTAGCAAGGTCAAGCAAGAGCGGCGTACGGCATTTCGAACTCAAACGACTCAGCGAGCAGGCGCAGCCCGAGTATCGACAGCGAAAGGGACGAACATGAAGTCAACACCGGCCGACACGACAAACACGCCACCGCGTCCAGCAGTCACGCACGCCGTGCCCGAGACAGAAAAGCTATTTCTTCATATCAAAAACCCGAGCGACCATGATAAACTAGTAGCACTCAAGTCGCTCTGCTCCGCATACGCTGGCGTGACTGATGTAGTGCTAGTGCTGGGTGAGGCTAATAAATCCGCCATGCGCATGCCGTTTCGTGTTGAGGCTGGCGATCAGCTCATGAGTCAGCTGCGTCAGACACTGGGCGACGAGTGCGTAGTCTTGAAATAA
- a CDS encoding DUF5665 domain-containing protein produces MPAKSSKERGHKDAKAADPRPSVARRAIDRIKRDNENGARQAMIEDLFFDFHRSRRQVYWMNFWRGFFFGMGSLVGVTVLIMVSAWLLGRFADVFPALADFLNQLIDTMQRRR; encoded by the coding sequence GTGCCAGCTAAATCGTCAAAAGAACGTGGCCATAAGGATGCTAAGGCCGCCGACCCACGCCCATCGGTAGCTCGCCGCGCCATTGATCGCATCAAGCGTGACAATGAAAACGGCGCCCGGCAGGCAATGATCGAAGATCTGTTTTTTGATTTTCATCGATCGCGCCGGCAGGTTTATTGGATGAACTTTTGGCGCGGCTTTTTCTTTGGTATGGGTAGCCTGGTGGGTGTGACGGTGTTGATCATGGTGTCGGCTTGGCTGCTGGGGCGGTTTGCCGACGTCTTTCCAGCGCTGGCGGATTTTCTCAACCAGCTGATTGATACCATGCAGCGGCGGCGCTAG
- a CDS encoding UTP--glucose-1-phosphate uridylyltransferase: MKKPTKAIIAAAGFGTRFLPQTKAMPKEMMPLIDKPIIQYVVEELVEAGIKDIIIIGSANKRAIEDHFDRPNEELLINLRAGGAKKQPLIDIVNNLSEMANFVYIRQKGPYGNATPLTCAAHLINGDEPVIYTFADDFIAASPSRFRQMIAAAQKLDGAVLSCKKIVDDAEFDRYGVVNGEQVADGVIKMTNIVEKPGKANAPSDLASVSSYLLPGEFFTYLEKAKHAFDGHGEFTVQPIMQSMIDDGHSFYGVEITNGRYYDTGDKLEYLKTVIDFGMRDPKLGASLREYLVKRLEENSAS, encoded by the coding sequence ATGAAAAAACCAACCAAGGCTATCATCGCTGCCGCCGGCTTCGGTACGCGGTTCTTGCCGCAAACCAAGGCTATGCCAAAAGAAATGATGCCGCTGATCGACAAGCCGATTATCCAATACGTCGTCGAGGAATTGGTCGAGGCCGGTATCAAAGATATCATTATCATCGGCAGTGCTAACAAACGAGCAATTGAGGATCATTTCGACAGGCCGAACGAGGAACTGCTGATTAATTTGCGGGCGGGCGGCGCCAAGAAACAGCCGCTGATTGACATCGTGAATAATTTGTCGGAAATGGCAAACTTTGTTTACATTCGCCAGAAAGGCCCGTACGGTAACGCCACGCCATTGACTTGCGCCGCACATTTGATCAATGGTGATGAGCCGGTTATCTATACGTTTGCGGATGACTTTATCGCTGCTAGTCCCAGCCGGTTTCGCCAAATGATCGCGGCGGCGCAAAAATTAGACGGCGCGGTGCTATCGTGCAAGAAGATTGTTGATGACGCTGAATTTGATCGCTACGGTGTGGTTAACGGCGAGCAGGTTGCCGACGGTGTAATTAAGATGACGAATATCGTTGAAAAGCCGGGCAAAGCCAATGCCCCGTCCGATCTCGCGAGTGTCAGTAGCTATTTGCTGCCGGGCGAGTTCTTTACTTATCTCGAGAAAGCCAAACATGCGTTTGATGGTCACGGCGAATTTACGGTGCAGCCGATTATGCAGAGCATGATTGATGACGGCCATAGTTTTTATGGCGTGGAAATTACCAATGGCAGGTACTATGACACTGGCGACAAGCTAGAGTATCTCAAGACAGTGATTGATTTTGGCATGCGTGATCCGAAGCTTGGTGCGAGCCTTCGTGAATACCTAGTCAAGCGGCTTGAGGAAAATAGTGCCAGCTAA
- a CDS encoding NUDIX hydrolase, translated as MKTFTRIQPTTTQTVGEAFKRSAVIKRYQTEDGEQHEFTTFFSEELVSVLVVAVTTDNKIAMTYQFRAGPEKWLYDFPGGEGEPGEEVEAVARRELMEETGCTPGRFEYVGECYEGPYINIKIAVYLATDCVYNGDAIHLDEAESSQGAELRFVSATELFAIARAGDLCVTGPFALLFDYLDNLRQEELS; from the coding sequence ATGAAAACATTCACGCGTATTCAACCAACCACCACGCAAACAGTCGGCGAGGCGTTCAAGCGCTCGGCCGTCATCAAGCGATATCAAACAGAGGATGGTGAACAGCATGAGTTTACGACCTTCTTTTCTGAGGAGTTAGTGTCAGTATTAGTGGTGGCAGTGACGACGGATAACAAGATCGCTATGACCTATCAGTTTCGCGCTGGCCCGGAAAAATGGCTCTATGATTTCCCCGGTGGCGAAGGCGAGCCGGGCGAGGAGGTAGAGGCAGTCGCGCGGCGTGAATTAATGGAGGAGACGGGCTGCACGCCAGGGCGCTTTGAATATGTTGGTGAATGCTATGAGGGCCCGTACATTAATATCAAGATCGCAGTGTACTTGGCGACTGACTGCGTGTACAATGGGGATGCAATCCATCTTGATGAAGCTGAAAGTAGCCAGGGCGCTGAACTACGGTTTGTTTCAGCGACAGAGTTGTTTGCCATCGCTCGGGCGGGTGATTTATGTGTAACAGGGCCATTCGCGCTTTTGTTTGATTATTTAGATAACCTACGACAGGAGGAACTATCATGA
- the gatB gene encoding Asp-tRNA(Asn)/Glu-tRNA(Gln) amidotransferase subunit GatB, protein MMSVYDEYEMTIGIECHVQLATKTKLFSPADNDARDAEPNEKTHEIDFGLPGMLPVLNKHAVELAVRAGKALNAPIARVSRFDRKHYFYPDLPKGYQTSQMYQPIILAGYVDAPLEDGSLKRVRIHHAHMEEDAGKLTHHDGYSLVDLNRAGTPLIEIVSEPDMHSAEEAKAYASELHKLMVYAGVTHGDLYHGNMRFDVNISVAKRGATELGKRAEVKNLNSFRSVERAAEYEFKRQADLLERGEPVVQETRGWSDDQQITTSQRSKEDAQDYRYMPDPDIPPIVLTDEEITGMQEHMPLMPGECRERWADLGLDHSVITTILGHQPLAILLDAIKTLTVHNEQAVLDELGVDKIKYQRLVKRIFNWFASTPEGLIDMDLIGEGYVGPRRLTELSLLVEDNEVSSTGGKEIFLSLFDRQYLKQGPREIAESKNLLQVSDERVITVIVDEVLHDPASAASIADIRSGKDKAIGYLVGQVMKRSKGQANPSLAQKLIRERLQ, encoded by the coding sequence ATGATGAGTGTATATGATGAGTACGAAATGACCATTGGCATTGAGTGCCACGTCCAGCTGGCGACCAAAACCAAGCTGTTTAGTCCGGCTGATAACGACGCTCGCGACGCTGAGCCAAACGAAAAAACGCACGAGATTGATTTTGGCTTGCCTGGCATGCTGCCAGTGCTGAATAAGCACGCCGTCGAGTTGGCGGTGCGTGCTGGTAAAGCCCTAAACGCGCCGATTGCTCGCGTCAGTCGGTTTGATCGCAAACATTATTTTTACCCTGACCTGCCAAAGGGCTATCAGACCTCGCAGATGTACCAGCCAATCATCTTGGCTGGCTATGTCGATGCGCCGCTAGAAGACGGTTCGCTCAAACGAGTGCGGATTCATCATGCGCACATGGAAGAAGATGCTGGCAAGTTGACGCACCACGACGGCTATTCATTGGTCGACCTCAACCGCGCTGGTACACCGCTGATTGAAATCGTTTCTGAGCCGGATATGCATTCTGCTGAGGAGGCTAAGGCATACGCTTCGGAGCTGCACAAATTGATGGTCTATGCAGGTGTGACGCACGGTGATTTGTATCACGGCAATATGCGCTTTGATGTCAACATCTCGGTGGCTAAAAGGGGCGCGACTGAGCTCGGCAAGCGCGCGGAAGTTAAAAACCTCAACTCGTTCCGCAGCGTCGAGCGTGCCGCTGAATACGAATTCAAACGTCAAGCTGACCTACTGGAGCGTGGTGAACCAGTAGTACAGGAAACCCGCGGTTGGAGTGACGACCAGCAAATCACTACCTCACAGCGCTCGAAAGAAGACGCGCAGGATTATCGCTACATGCCCGATCCGGACATTCCGCCGATTGTTTTGACTGACGAGGAAATCACCGGCATGCAGGAACATATGCCGCTGATGCCGGGCGAGTGCCGAGAGCGGTGGGCTGATCTGGGGCTGGATCATTCGGTGATTACGACGATCCTCGGCCATCAGCCGCTCGCGATATTGCTTGATGCTATCAAGACGCTGACGGTGCATAATGAGCAAGCTGTTCTCGATGAGTTGGGAGTTGACAAGATAAAATATCAGCGGCTGGTCAAGCGGATCTTTAACTGGTTTGCTTCGACGCCGGAGGGGTTGATTGATATGGATCTCATCGGGGAGGGTTATGTTGGGCCGCGTCGGTTGACAGAGTTGTCACTACTCGTCGAGGATAACGAGGTGAGTTCAACTGGCGGCAAAGAGATTTTCCTTAGTTTGTTTGATCGACAATATCTCAAACAGGGGCCGCGCGAGATTGCCGAGAGTAAGAATTTACTGCAGGTGTCTGACGAGAGGGTCATCACAGTCATCGTTGACGAAGTATTACATGACCCAGCCTCGGCGGCATCCATCGCTGACATTCGCTCGGGCAAAGACAAAGCTATCGGCTACCTCGTTGGTCAAGTCATGAAGCGCTCTAAGGGCCAGGCCAACCCAAGCCTCGCCCAGAAGCTAATCCGAGAGCGACTGCAATGA
- the gatA gene encoding Asp-tRNA(Asn)/Glu-tRNA(Gln) amidotransferase subunit GatA has translation MSRISDFTGKSAVENVKEALRHARDVEEYHALLSLTEERALERAELVDKGEISGRLAGVPFVVKDNFLTFGAPTTAAAKMLENFEAPLQATAVERLEAEGAICIGKANLDAFAHGGSTENSAFGPTKNATDKTRVAGGSSGGSAVVTALDVVPFALGTDTGGSIRQPASFNGVVGVKPTYGAVSRYGVVAMASSTDTIGCFTTNADDANLVMEIMAGRDGKDMTTLPDFWQNQPGFRKKKIGLVKQCMTDDVDAAVRQKTLDYAEKLKQLGYGIEEVDLDMMQYSLAMYYIIVPAELSSNLARYDGVRYGHRAAEVKTLAELYGRSRNEGFMTENKRRIMIGSFVLSSGFFDAYYMQAQKARTLLINEFKKLFTEYDALLMPTAPTPAFKLGENTGDPIKMYLSDIMTVPASLAGLPAISVPAGSNGEGLPIGVQLIGDYQSDGNLLKLAAEVEVI, from the coding sequence ATGAGTCGGATTAGTGATTTTACCGGAAAAAGCGCGGTCGAAAATGTTAAAGAAGCGTTGAGGCACGCGCGCGACGTTGAAGAATATCATGCGCTGCTGAGTTTGACAGAAGAGCGGGCGCTGGAGCGTGCCGAACTGGTGGATAAGGGTGAGATTTCTGGGCGGCTGGCTGGCGTGCCGTTTGTGGTGAAAGATAATTTCTTGACTTTTGGGGCGCCGACGACTGCCGCGGCGAAAATGCTGGAGAACTTTGAGGCGCCGCTGCAAGCCACAGCGGTTGAGAGGCTGGAGGCCGAGGGCGCGATCTGCATCGGCAAGGCGAACTTGGATGCCTTTGCTCACGGCGGTTCGACGGAAAATTCAGCCTTTGGTCCGACCAAAAACGCTACGGATAAAACTCGGGTAGCCGGCGGTTCTTCGGGCGGTTCGGCGGTCGTGACGGCGCTTGACGTGGTGCCGTTTGCGCTAGGTACAGATACTGGCGGTTCAATTCGTCAGCCGGCCAGCTTTAACGGCGTGGTCGGTGTCAAGCCAACCTACGGTGCAGTCAGTCGCTACGGCGTAGTAGCTATGGCCTCGAGCACCGACACCATTGGTTGTTTCACCACGAATGCTGATGATGCTAATTTGGTGATGGAAATTATGGCGGGCCGCGACGGCAAGGATATGACGACGCTGCCGGACTTTTGGCAGAACCAGCCAGGCTTTAGAAAGAAAAAGATTGGTTTGGTTAAGCAATGTATGACTGACGATGTGGACGCGGCGGTGCGCCAGAAAACGCTTGACTATGCTGAAAAACTGAAGCAGCTGGGTTATGGAATTGAAGAAGTAGATCTAGATATGATGCAATATTCGCTGGCGATGTACTATATCATCGTGCCGGCGGAACTGTCGTCAAATCTGGCACGCTATGATGGTGTGCGTTATGGTCACCGAGCGGCCGAGGTGAAAACGCTGGCGGAATTGTACGGCCGCAGCCGTAACGAAGGTTTTATGACGGAGAACAAGCGGCGGATTATGATCGGTAGTTTCGTGTTGTCGAGCGGTTTCTTTGACGCTTACTACATGCAGGCGCAAAAAGCGCGCACGCTGCTCATTAACGAGTTCAAAAAGTTGTTCACTGAGTACGACGCGCTGTTAATGCCGACGGCGCCGACACCAGCATTCAAACTTGGTGAGAACACTGGTGATCCGATCAAGATGTATCTGTCTGACATCATGACCGTGCCGGCTAGTCTAGCTGGACTGCCGGCAATTTCTGTGCCGGCTGGAAGTAACGGCGAGGGCTTGCCGATTGGCGTACAGCTGATTGGTGATTATCAGTCAGACGGCAACTTACTGAAGTTGGCGGCGGAAGTGGAGGTCATCTGA
- the gatC gene encoding Asp-tRNA(Asn)/Glu-tRNA(Gln) amidotransferase subunit GatC has translation MTTISTSDIQHLASLSSLALADDEVDGLRQDLENIIGYIKQLGELDTAGVEPTYQVTGLENVWREDEVQSGVSREVLLNLAPEKQNSQVKVPQVL, from the coding sequence ATGACAACTATTTCTACCAGTGACATTCAGCACTTGGCAAGTTTGAGTAGTCTGGCATTAGCCGATGATGAAGTTGATGGACTGCGCCAAGATTTGGAAAATATAATTGGCTACATTAAGCAGCTCGGCGAGCTTGATACGGCGGGCGTGGAGCCAACTTACCAAGTGACGGGTCTGGAAAACGTCTGGCGCGAAGATGAGGTTCAGTCAGGGGTTTCCAGAGAAGTACTGCTTAACTTGGCGCCTGAAAAACAGAATAGTCAAGTGAAAGTGCCGCAGGTATTGTAA
- the uvrB gene encoding excinuclease ABC subunit UvrB produces MSQFNLVSNYQPTGDQPTAIAQLVDGLERGEREQTLLGVTGSGKTFTMANIIARANVPTLVLAHNKTLAAQLFSEFKEFFPDNEVHYFVSYFDYYQPEAYIASSDTYIEKDSKINDEIDRLRHAATSALLTRRDVIIVASVSCIYGIGSPETYADMAIQLTVGERRVQDKFIRLLTDIQYKRNDIDFARGTFRVRGDVVDIFPAGQDTAVRVEFFGDEVERLTRIDPLTGEILDQPASLTIFPSSHYSTPRERIEKAIIGIEKEFDERLKWLESHDKLLEAQRLAQRTKYDLEMLKETGFVKGIENYSRYLTDREPGEQPATLIDYFPDDWLLLVDESHMTLPQVRGMYNGDRARKEVLVEHGFRLPSALDNRPLRFDEFDQHIHQAIYVSATPGDYEIAHSPKPAEQLIRPTGLLDPPIEVRPTDGQVDDLMEEIRQTVASGHRVLVTTLTKRMAEDLSTYLTDNGVKTAYLHSEIDTLERGDILKDLRLGTYDVLVGINLLREGLDLPEVSLVAIMDADKEGFLRSEQALIQTIGRAARHVDGRVLMYGDNVTDSMRRAIDETNRRRTIQQQYNEEHGITPQTIQKKIDDGLRSIIPQKESDKKPQLDLKKIPKDEYPTLIKELTGQMELYSANLEFEKAAQLRDLIAEIRQTM; encoded by the coding sequence ATGAGCCAGTTCAATCTCGTCTCTAACTATCAGCCGACCGGCGACCAGCCAACAGCGATTGCTCAGTTGGTGGACGGTTTGGAGCGGGGCGAGCGCGAGCAGACGTTGCTGGGCGTGACGGGTTCGGGTAAGACGTTTACTATGGCGAATATTATCGCTCGAGCCAATGTGCCGACACTGGTGTTAGCTCACAATAAGACGTTGGCAGCGCAGCTGTTTTCTGAGTTTAAGGAGTTTTTTCCGGATAATGAGGTGCATTATTTTGTCAGCTATTTTGATTATTATCAGCCGGAGGCCTACATTGCCAGTAGCGACACCTATATTGAGAAAGATTCGAAAATTAATGATGAAATCGATCGGCTGCGGCATGCGGCGACCTCGGCGTTGTTGACACGGCGCGACGTGATCATCGTGGCCAGTGTGTCCTGTATTTATGGCATTGGTTCGCCAGAGACGTATGCTGACATGGCGATTCAATTGACGGTCGGTGAGCGGCGAGTCCAGGATAAGTTTATTCGCTTACTAACTGACATTCAGTATAAACGTAATGACATTGATTTTGCACGCGGCACTTTCAGGGTGCGCGGCGACGTGGTAGATATTTTCCCGGCTGGGCAGGACACGGCGGTGCGAGTGGAGTTTTTTGGCGATGAGGTTGAGAGACTCACGCGAATTGATCCGCTGACTGGCGAGATTTTGGATCAGCCAGCTAGTCTGACGATTTTCCCATCCAGCCACTATTCGACGCCACGCGAACGAATTGAAAAGGCTATCATCGGTATCGAAAAAGAGTTTGACGAGCGGCTCAAATGGCTTGAGTCACACGATAAGTTACTCGAGGCGCAGCGCCTAGCTCAGCGCACCAAATATGACCTAGAAATGCTCAAAGAGACTGGCTTTGTTAAAGGCATTGAGAATTATTCGCGCTATCTGACTGACCGCGAGCCGGGCGAGCAGCCAGCGACCTTGATTGATTATTTTCCCGATGACTGGCTGCTGCTGGTCGATGAGTCGCACATGACCTTGCCGCAAGTGCGCGGTATGTATAACGGCGACCGGGCTCGCAAGGAAGTGTTGGTGGAGCACGGTTTTCGTTTGCCGAGTGCGTTGGATAACCGTCCGCTGAGGTTTGATGAATTTGATCAGCATATTCACCAGGCGATTTATGTGTCGGCTACGCCGGGCGACTATGAGATTGCCCATTCGCCAAAGCCGGCTGAGCAGTTGATTCGGCCGACCGGGTTGCTTGATCCGCCAATTGAGGTGCGGCCGACTGATGGACAGGTTGATGATTTGATGGAGGAGATTCGCCAGACTGTTGCTAGCGGACACCGCGTACTGGTAACCACCTTGACCAAGCGTATGGCCGAGGATCTGAGCACTTATTTGACTGACAATGGAGTGAAAACGGCGTATCTACACAGTGAAATTGACACGCTGGAGCGCGGCGATATCTTGAAAGATCTGCGGTTGGGGACGTATGATGTCTTGGTTGGTATTAATCTGCTGCGCGAGGGGCTGGATCTGCCAGAAGTCAGTCTGGTGGCGATTATGGACGCCGATAAAGAAGGGTTCCTCCGTAGTGAACAGGCGCTGATTCAGACGATTGGCCGGGCGGCGCGGCACGTGGACGGGCGGGTACTGATGTACGGCGACAATGTGACTGACAGCATGCGGCGAGCGATTGACGAGACGAATCGTCGGCGTACTATACAGCAGCAATATAACGAAGAGCATGGCATCACGCCGCAAACCATCCAGAAGAAGATTGACGATGGCCTGCGCTCCATCATCCCGCAAAAAGAATCGGACAAAAAGCCACAGCTTGATTTGAAGAAAATTCCAAAGGATGAATATCCAACGCTGATCAAGGAGTTGACCGGTCAAATGGAGCTGTATAGTGCCAATCTAGAATTTGAAAAAGCTGCCCAGCTGCGTGATTTGATTGCAGAAATTCGCCAGACCATGTAG